ACTAATTTTGCTGCTGTCCGAGCGATCGCTTCCTTTTCTTTTGGCGCTTGCTTTTGGCGATCGGCATAACTGGCCGTGGCTGGAGATTTGAGGAGCGCTCCCCCATGAACGCGTTGCAATAGTCCAGTTTCTGCCAGTTCTCGCAAGTCCCGGCGAATCGTATCCTCAGAAACCTTCAGAACAGCACTAAGTTCTGTCGAAAGTACCTTTTTATCACGACGCAGAATTTCTAAGATGAATTGTCGTCGTTCAGCAGTTAGCATAATTAATTTTCCTAAAAATGCGTTTTTGACCTTGAAATTGCACGTTTGTGAGTTTATACTTATTGATATGCAAGTTTTTGTACGGTAATCCGTAACTTCAATTGAATTCAAGCGCATTCATGCACAATCGAATGTATTAATTTTGGCATTTGATGAAATCACTCGGAACCATTGTGGTTCCAAGTAGTTGCCTTGAGCTTGGATAATTGTTGCCCAATCAGGGTTTTAACAATTTTTTTGTAGTGCGATCGCGCCTTCTGCTTTTTCAAATTGTTTTTTATTCAATCAATAAACCATGACTATTATTAATACCCAATTTCCAATCGATCTTGGTGCTTACAAACCTTTAGCGCTCAATCCAGCCAATTCGAGCCTTACAGATGAACAGCGAGAGACTCTCAAAGCGAATATTCAACTCTGCCGGGATGCGATCGTCTTTTTTACAGCAACTGGCGCTGCTAGTGGAGTGGGTGGCCATACTGGTGGACCATACGATACAGTCCCAGAGGTGATAATCCTCGATGCCTTTTTCCGGGGAGCATCGGAGCAATTTGTACCGATTTTCTTTGATGAAGCAGGACATCGAGTCGCTACCCAATATCTAATGGCAACGTTGCATGGTGACTTACCTGCCGAGCAACTTTTACATTATCGGCAAGCACATTCCCATTTACCAGGACACCCCGAATTAGGGCTAACTCCTGGTGTGAAATTTAGTTCTGGCCGCCTGGGCCATGTTTGGCCTTACATCAATGGTGTGGCAATGGCGAATCCAGGCAAGGCTGTTTTCTGTCTCGGTTCTGATGGATCGCAGCAAGAAGGTAACGATGCTGAAGCTGCTCGCTTGGCTGTTGCTCAACATCTCAACGTCAAGCTGATAATTGATGACAATGATGTAACGATCGCTGGACATCCTTCTAAATATTTACCAGGTTTCAGTGTCGCCAAAACTTTAGAAGGGCACGGGTTAAAAGTACTTCAGGGAGACGGGGAAGACTTAGACGATTTATACCGTCGTATGAGCGAAGCTGTGAATACTCCCGGAGCGATCGCTATTATCAATAAACGCCCGATGTGCCCTGGTATTGAAGGTTTAGAAGGTTCCACTCATGGTCATGATGTAATTTCTGTAGATTTAGCAGTTAAGTATTTAGAATCTCGTGGACAAACTGCGGCTGTCGAATACCTTAAAAGTATTGAGAAACCCAAGCAAACATATACATTTCTGGGTTCCAGTGACAAATGGGGCGCTAACCGCAATGTGTTTGGTGAAGCTGTGGTGGGTGTCCTCAGTCGCATGAGTGAGTCGGAGCGTAAAGAAAAAGTCAAGGTCATTGATAGTGACTTAGAAGGCTCCTGCGGTTTGAAGAAAATTCACGATACATACCCGGAAATATTTATTCCTTCCGGCATCATGGAACGGAGCAACTTCTCTGCTGCGGCTGGATTTGGGATGGAAAAGGGCAAGCAAGGTATTTTTGCGACCTTCAGCGCCTTCTTAGAAATGTGTATCTCAGAAATCACAATGGCACGGCTGAACTATTCCAATGTCCTGTGCCACTTTTCCCATGCGGGTATCGATGATATGGCAGATAACACCTGCCACTTCGGTTTGAACAATATGTTTGCCGATAACGGCTTGGATGATGGCTACGAAACACAGCTGTACTTCCCAGCAGATGTTAATCAAATGACAGCTTGTGTAGAAGCCATATTCTTTGAGCCTGGACTGCGGTTTATTTTCTCTACCCGTTCCAAAGTCCCCAATATTCAGGACAGCGACGGCAATGACTTATTTGGAAGTGGCTACAAATTTGTTCCCGGTAAAGATGAGGTTGTACGAGAGGGAACGCAAGGTTATATTATTAGTTTTGGCGATGCTCTCTACCGTTCTCTGGATGCTGTAGAACGTCTGAAGCAAGAAGGGCTAGACGTTGGTTTGATTAATAAACCAACTTTAAACACCATTGATGAAGAAATGATTACCAAAATTGGTAACGCTCCTTTTGTCCTTATAGTAGAAGCCTTCAATCGGCGGACAGGCTTAGGCAGCCGTTTTGGTTCTTGGCTGCTAGAGCGCGGCTTGGCTCCCAAATATGCCCATCTCGGAACTCATAAAGAAGGTTGCGGTGGTTTGTGGGAACAGTACCCATATCAAGGTATCGATCCAGTGAGCATTATCAACAAGGTTAAGGAGTTAGTTGGAGGGCAGTAATAGCTAGAAGCACAACATTATTAGGGCATGGCGCATTGGTTCGATTTTCCATGCCCAATGCCCAATTTTTATTAGACTTGTCGGGAAATAAGAGAGAATAGACAGCAGTGGTAGGGAAGAATGATGCTGAATATTGAAGGTGCGCTGAAGCAAGACCGACTGTTGAGGGCATTAACTGGGTTGAACCGGAAAGCATTTGATGCCCTTTTGCCCACGTTTACCACGATGTACCTAGATACTCAACAGGCCAAGCCTCGTCAACGTGGCCTGGGTGGAGGACGCAAAGCCCGCTTACTTACAGCCCAAGACAAATTGTTTTTCATCCTTTTCTATTTCAAATGTTATCCGACCTTTGATGTGGCGGGACTGCTCTTTGATATGCATCGCTCCCAGGCACATGAGTGGATGCATCGATTGCAGCCAATATTAGAAGCGGCTTTGGGACAGAAGATGGCGCTGCCGGAACGCCATCTCGAAAGCATTGAAGCATTTTTGTCACGCTTTCCAGGAGTGCAACGAGTGATGATTGATGGGACAGAACGCCCAATTGCGCGACCTCAAGAAAGAGAACAACAACAACAGAATTACTCCGGTAAAAAGAAACGTCATACGCGTAAACACTTGGCGGCAGTTGATGAAACCAAACGGGTCTTGATCTTAAGCAAAGCACGAGAAGGCAAACTGCATGACAAACGTTTTCATGACGAAGATGACATTGCAGGTAGTGTGCCTGATGAAATTCCGATTGAAGTAGACTCGGGCTTTCAGGGATTACAGAAGCAGTATGACAATCTCCATCTTCCTCACAAAAAGCCCAAAGGGGGCAAGTTAAGTGACCTTCAAAAAACGGAGAATCGTCAATTGAGTCAATCCCGTGTAGTTTGCGAAAATGCCTTTGCTGGTGTGAAGCGCTACAACGCCGCCAGTGTCATTTATCGTAATCGGATTGAAAACTTTGATGACCATTTGATGCTGACCGCAGCAGGATTATGGAACTTCTACTTGATGGCTGCTTAAGAGAATCCCAATTACAAGACCAGCATTGCCTCACTTATCTTTTATTTCCCGACAACTCTATTTAGTTTTGGGTAAAGGTTGACCAAACTCAATTACCTGGGGATTGGAAGCATTGGGGATTGTTGGAACTGGAAATTCCGACGTACCAGAAGGAGGAATGCTATTTAAGTTACCGGGTTGATTTGGGAAAGAAGGAGGGGGAAGAATCAAAGCAGGTTGTTGAGAGGATGTATTCGGATTTAGGGGAGGTACGGTAACAAAAGGCTGCCCTGAGTTATTGGTAATTGTTGTGGGCAGGTCATTTGATATAGGCGGAACTGTGAGTAAGGGCGCTTGTAGATTAGTGGTAGTTACGGGTAGGTTACTAGGCGGCTGTGGCTTATACGGTGTTTGAGTTTGTTTCTTGGGTGAAGGTGCAGAGTTTCCTGGTTTCGCGGCAGTAGTTTTACCAGAACTAACGGGACGTAATACCCAGCGAGTGAAGTTTTTTCGGGAAACTGGTTGCAGTTGTACCTGTTTAGGATTAAAAGCAGTCCCTGGGGCTAAATCTAAGACAATGCGTGTGTCATTTGCATTCAGTTGAGAAACGCGAATGCTTTTGATTGCTCCAGAATAATTTTGTTGCGTGGTAACTTTGCCCAACTTGGTATTCGGTAAATCTACAACAAGCCGAGAGGGTTGGGCTAAGTAGAAATAACGGGGGGTTGTGCCTGCTGAAAGGTTAATTTCGAGTCGCTGTGTTTTTGGGGAAAAACGCCAATTATCTAGCTTTGCTACTGGTGTAGCAGCAGTAGTACAAGTTTCAAGGGCGATCGCTGCACAAAAGCCTAATAGACTGATGTTAAATAGCTGCTTGCGCCATTGGCAAAATTGCCTAGTCTTTAATCCCTGATCCATTCTTTTTATCTGCTCCATAAAACCCATACAATGCGTTCACATTGCTGTTTACTTGGTGCTTTAAATCCCTAGACGCGATTAATCGCGTCTCTACCCACCCCCAAATTCAATTAGCTTTTTCGGGCACAGCAGTAAATTTTAGGGTTTGTGGAATGCCATTTACGCTTAATTGACCTGTCATATTACCTTTATCCACAAGTTGCATTTGAATTGTGACTAAATTCAGAGGATCGTTTTGAGGGTGAGGAATATTACAAAGGATTGATCTACCAACTTTTCCAGATAAATTTAACTGTTGATTTCTGAAAATGCCTGCCAGAGAGTGCTTTTCGTCAGTATCGGCGTTAGTGTTTGCCGGTAGTACAGAGGCATTTAAGTAAATACCCGACTGCTGAATGTTTAACGTTAGAGTATCCGATTTTTCACAGTTCGGCAAATTCTCTGACAGGGTTAGACGATACCTACCGTTTACTGGCGGAGGAGCCTTAAGATTGTTTTCCCCGTAAACGCTTACAGTTTTAAACAATAGTAGTACTGAAAGTATTGTTACTCCGTAAAAAGCCAAAGATTTGAACTTGAAATGATTCATAATTTCAATTCCTGAATGTTGGCTCTTGACTACTAACTTCAGGCAGCATAGAGGCAAGGTGAGCGGTAACTTGACTGTAGCGGCGGGTAATCAACAGGGAAGAACGACATTGGATAGCTAATTGATCTGTATATCTTCCCAAGGTTTGGCGTTCGATACCCCAAGTGCGGCTGGTGCCAGCAATAGTTAAGTCAACACCTTCTGAGGCTTGAATTACAGCTTGGATTGGTTCTGGGGCTTCGACAATTTTAATTTGAATGCGATCGCGTACACTGGCGGGCAACTGCTCCATCATCGTGTGCAGTTCATAACTCAATTCTTCTCTAGTGTGATTTGCTGCTATATGTAATATTTGCAACATACAAGTCTCACGATTGATTAGCAGTCTTAAAGCTAGTATTAGTGCTAAATCATCATGGATATTTGCAGAATACGGTACAAGTAAACTCTCTAATAGCTCTTTGCCTTTGTCTACAAATACTGCTACATCTACTGGGGCAGTGGTAAGTATTTGTCCGACTCGTCCACCTAAACGATTACTACTAAAAGCTGGTCGATGCCAGCCTACGAGAATTAAATCAACTTGTTCTAATGTGGCAATCTGTGCTGTTTCGCGGGCAACGTTGCTGGAGATGCGAACGATAGGATGCACACAAGAACGAGTTTCTGACGGTTCGAGAGTATTAATTAATTCTTCTAGTTGCTGGCGGCGCTGGGCAATTAATCTGTCTGCTTCAACTGGTGTACTTTCAAAGGCATAGTCTTCTTGAAATTCAATCAGGCTAAGGGGGTTAACAACGGCAGGATATCGGTAACTGAGAGCAACACCGACGGCGGGCTGTGCCAAGGCTACTGCCAACTGTACTAAACCTTTTTGGGTACTTGGATTAGCCACTGGCACCAAAATTCGGAAAGGATGAGGGTAAGTTTCATCTCCAGCAGAGGTATCTATACCTGTTTCTGCTTCCAACTCCGGTTCTACAACATCTAACCTGATCAGCTTCTTCGGATATGTCCATTCCAGCAGTGGCGAGGTCATGAATGTAGTTACCAATGCCATAATTACCAGCATGGTAAATATCAAGGGGGAAATTACCCCTAACTCTAGACCAATATTTAGCACTATCAGTTCGGTTAAGCCGCGAGTATTCATTAACCAACCGAGCGCCGAGGCTTCCCGTTTACTAATGCCACTGACACGGGCTGCGACATAAGTGCCAACATATTTGCCTGCGATCGCTACTCCTAAAACCAACGCACACAAAAGCCACAATTCTGGACGGTTAAGCAAACCAATCTGTGTCTTTAAGCCACTGTAGGCAAAAAATATGGGCAGCAAGAATATCAAAACAAAATCTTCGGTTTTTACTGCCAATTCCCTCACTAAATCTTCATTTTTGGGCATTGCTGCTCCCAGTAAAAATGCCCCAAAAATTAAGTGAATACCAATTAGTTCGGTAATTAATGCCGACGCAACCACAGCCATATAAATCCCAGCTAGCAGCAATTGGCTGAGTCGTCCCGCACGAAGGTAGTGTTTGGCAAGGCGTTGCAGGAACCAACGTCCCGCCGTCAACATCAAGCCGATGTAAACTATGCTGGCGATAATTGTGGGTATCGCACCAGCAAAGTCACCAGTTCGAGCAACTGCGATCGCTACTGCCAAGAGACACCAAGCTGTTACATCGTCTACGGCTGCACAAGTTAGCGCCAAGGTTCCTAAACGCGTTCCTTGTAAATTGTTTTCAGTAATGATTCGCGCCAACACTGGAAAGGCCGTAATCGACATTGCCGCCCCCAAAAATAAGGCAAAGGCAGTGAAGGATACACTTGCATTAGAAACTAGGGGATAAAGGATCGCAGCTAGCAATGTTCCCAAGGAAAACGGCACTAAAATACTGACATGAGAAGTTAAAACAGCTACTTCTAATTGCCCACTGAGATATTTTGGATTTAGTTCTAGCCCAATCAGAAACATGAAAAATATTAGTCCCACCTGAGACAAAACATTTAAAAAAGGAATAGTTTCTGGTGGAAACAAGGTAACTGCTAAATGGGGGGCAACTAAACCAAATAAAGATGGGCCGAGCATAATCCCGGCAACAATCTCACCAATTACCAAAGGTTGCTTAATGGAACGGAATGCTAGCCCCATTAACCGTGAAAGCCCAATAATAATCAGTACTTCAACCAGAACGAGAATAACTATGTGCATGGTTTCCTCACAATTAACTATCTGGTTTCTCTAAGATGAATCTTTAAAGGGTCTGAAAATGCAAGTTCATTAGATACAACTAAGATTAATTTGCCCTTAGTTGTAATGTCAATTGCTGAGAGGATGCACTTGAAAAGTTGAAAAATGAATTTTGATGATTTTAGGAGATAAATTTAGAATAACTGCCGAATTGCCGATACAAAAAAATAGATAATTGGGATTGGTTTCGTACTATTCGTTAAAAGCGGGCACAAACAAATTAGCCATTATAGCTTAGAGTCTATGCGGATAATTTTACTCAACTCCTATGTAATTAATATCAGTTAATTGGTACTTAATTTTATATTTATCTTTGCTTAAGCAGAAGACTTATCATAGCTTGTACCATGCAATAAAAAGGCAATCAGTGGTGATGCCATGAGTGTAGTAATGACTGCCATAATAACCATTATAGTGAATAAAGTCGGGGTAATTATACCTTGCTCAAGACCAATATTGAGGATGATTAACTCCATCAAACCACGAGCATTCATAAGAGCGCCAATAGTTGCAGATTCACGCCAATTTTCTCCGGCTAACCTTGCAGCCAACATACAAGCGACACCTTTACCAAGAATTGCGATCGCAATAATTAACAGCGTAATTCCCCACAAAGTAGGCGTGTTTACCAATCCAATTTGAGTGTTCAGTCCAGAGAAGACAAAAAATATCGGTAGCAAAAAAGAAGTAGTTAAAAACTCACTATATTGGCGAATTTGTTGGGCAAATTCTCCGCGTGGTGTTACTGCTCCCAGCACGAAAGCACCGAATATTGCATAGATGCCTGTAATATCGGTAAACCATGCACAAAACATCAAAATTATCAACATCAAAGTCAGGGTTTGTCTGTTCACACCTGCATCGCGTTTTGTCATTCGTGTGAACGCTCTCAGTAGAGGTTGACCGAGAAAAATTGCAAATAGCACATAGCAAATGCCACCACCAATTGCTAATATGGCAATGCTCAGAGAATTTTTCACGCTAGCAAGGACGATCGCTAGCAAACACCAAGCAACTCCATCATCTACCGATGCTGCACCTAAAGCCAAAGTACCGAAGCGGGTTTGTGCAAGACCGCGTTCGTAAAGGATGCGAGCTAACATGGGAAAAGCCGTAATTGTCATCGACGCACCCAGATACAAAGCGGCTGACCAAGGTGTTACCTTTGGTTGAAAGAAATCGCCATTGTGATAAAACCAAAAAGATGCGATCGCTCCTAAAATAAAAGGAGTAATAATTCCAGCAGCAGATAGCAGACTTGCACTTTTGATATGATGTTTTAAAAGTTTAGTGTTGAACTCTAAACCAATCAAAAACATATAAATTACTAACCCAATCTGGCTGATAGCATATAGAATCGACATCGATGGATTGGGTATCTTGAGCCCTACAGCCGTAATGATGGGAAGCTTAGGAAAAAGCCATTGCTGAAAATCTGGTGCAATCAATCCCAAAAGTGATGGCCCTAGCATTACACCTGCAATCATTTCGCAAACAACATCGGTTTGACCAAGATAGCGCCGTCCTAAAATCGTGATGATGCGACAAGTGGCTAAAATAACTGTGAGTTGCAAAAATAGCTGAATAACCAGATCAAAATTTGACATTGCACTTCCTTAATATGCGTCTCTGCATTGAAAAATCTTTTCAGATTCCAAAGCTTGTCCTGTTTTTCTCATAGATGACTACATCAGCACAAGTGCTAATTTTAGAAATATTAAGATAGCTGCTTTTAATTTGATAGCAACTGCCCTATTGTTCGTAAAAACGGATACAACTTTGTATCAATACAACATATTGCATCCAAACTGAAACCGCCACATACAGCAGATTGCAACTTTATAAGGTACAGATGATTTTAAGGGCACAGTACTGCTGTGCCCCTATTTGTGTACTTCATTTACCTGAAAAACGCTGTATTAGTTAATTTTTACAAACCGATGTATTTGCATAACAATAACATTTACGCAATAACTCTCTGAAACTCTTATTACTTCTCTACAAGACCCTATGCAATTTACAACCACTCACCACCCCGAAAACGCCAACGAAGGAAAATAATTCGCATTAGGCTTTGTGAACTAATAAAAACTGCTAGCCACACGATGCTATAGTGCAGTAGAAAAACTGTTAACGGTAATTCTTCTTTCGGTAAAGGTATTGGTAAAAAGCCAAATAGTTTTACTCCACAGAACACAAATACTAATTCCCATATACCAGCTAAAAGTTGATAAACTGCGGGCCAATCCCTGTCCCATCGGGATTTCTGGAGATAGTTATAAAGCACATCCCAGCCTAAGCCAAATATAGCTACATAAAGAAGTATCCAAAAATAAACCGAGTTAGCACCAGGGCCAATCCAACCCATTGCAAAAGGCAAGGATACAAGTACGCCGACAGTTACAAATAATAATAATCGAGTTTGCCAACGACCAAATAAAGTTGGTGTCATAAGAGTTAGGAGAGACGCGATTAATCGCGTCTGTTTTTATAGATTAATTGTGAAAGGATGTTACATCTACTTTCATTGAAAATTTATTAAGATTGTGGTGCTTTTTGCGAAGATGGCAAATATGACGATATTGGCTAGTTTCAAAGCACCAACATATCTATAACTAATTAGGATTGTTTAAGATGATAATTAAATTGAGAATGGTAAGCTGCATTGGCAAAACCTACTGAATGTATCGCATCCCAATTTATCACATCTTCTAACAAAGCTTGATAACCGAGTGTATTGGGATGAAGACCATCTTCACTTAAACGTTTGAGCCGCCAATTTTCACCGCGTTCCATCCATTTCTCAAAAATATCTAAATAGGGAATCTGCCGTTTGGTGCAAGCAAGTCTAGTTGCTTCTTTGTAGCGGTACTGATCGACATGATTATAGTAAAAACAATCTAAAAATGGCATCTTGGCTTCATCTACTGGCACCATGCCCACAAATAACACAGGACAGAGTTGCTGTGCTAAATCTAAAAGAGTTGCAATTTCTTTTTCAAACAATGTAAAATCTGTGTAACTGCGACCATCGGGACGCGCTAACCGCGCTGAGTCATTCACACCTACGGATAAAATAATCAAGTCGGGGACACGATTTCGCAGTTCACCTCGGTGGCGAAATTCTACTTCTAACCTTTGCGCTACTTGTTGCGTGCGATCGCCTCTTACCCCTAAATTATAAAGAACATGACCGGCACTATCCGGCAACATCCACCATCGCCGTAGTTGCTCGATCCAGCCTCCTTTTTCCGGGTCGCCGAATCCATAAATTAAGCTGTCCCCCAGTGCGACAATCTTCATTGACTGAAAGTGATTTGGTGGTACAGACAGCTGCATTGAGGAAGAAGCTAGAAATGTGTGCATTTAACAACTATATTTTATATCTTTACAAGATTCTATACATTTCTATACCATAGATGGCTATCTTTAGTGTGCAAGCATCTATTTGTTGATATGGTTGCAAGGTTAATATTGCCGTAGTTGAGGGTCTGAAAGCCAAGTGTCGAGTTTAGAACTTGAAATAGCCGAGGTATTGCACAAATCATGGATACTGATGAATATGAATTTGAGAGAGTGTTAGAAAATTGCTTAGAGTTCTTACAGCAAAAACGAATCGCCTCAGAAACCCATGACAGTCTCTATCATTCCAACTTTCGAGACTGGCTAGGATAGACGGCAAATAAAACTCGACAAAAAATTTCCCTAACCCTCTCAATTAACTAAGAAGATTAGGGACTTAAGAATGGAGCTAAGCGGATTCGAACCGCTGACCCCCTCAATGCCATTGAGGTGCGCTACCAACTGCGCTATAACCCCTTAAAAACCCATTATACATAATTACTTAATTTTAGTACCTTGTCAAGCTTTTTATGGAAACTAAATTTTAAATATCTCTTCTACCACCAGACACTCACAACGACACTTGCAACAAGTAGGTCATACAGTGCCCCATCAAAAAGTAAACTACTAACATGGCAGCAGCAGCCAGAGCAACCAATGTACCAGCCAACATGAGAGAAAATTCTTTACTCTCGTAGGCTTTTTCCATTAAGTGCAGCGACCACGCCACCAGAGCTACATCAAAAAGTAAAATAGGAAGCAACATATTTTTTAATATTTGTTAATACTTGTAAAATAATATTAACACCCTTTTTAAGAAGTGTGTCTAACCTAAGATAGATGTAATTAAGGGGTGATCTGTGAGTCAAGATAATGTTCTTACTGGCACATTGCGATCGCGTAAATAATTTTTGATTTCTGCTACGCTTAATTGTCCGTAATGTAATAGCGATGCCAGTAGTGCTGCTTCCGCTTTGCCTTCAGTTAGAGCTGTATAAATATGTTCACAATTACCTGCACCACCAGAAGCAATGACTGGAATTTCTACAGCGTTTGCAATAGCCCGTGTAATCTCGATGTCATATCCAGCTTGGGTTCCATCAGCATCCATACTTGTTATTAGAAGTTCTCCAGCACCGCGTTTCTCAACTTCCTGCGCCCACAATAGGGCATCTAAGCCTGTATTTTCCCTGCCACCCCGCACATACACATCCCAACCTGGATTTTCCGGGTTATTTCTGCGTCTGGCATCAATAGCAACAACTATGCACTGATTACCAAAGCGATCGCTTGCCCGATTAATCAAGTCTGGATCGCGTACCGCCGCAGAATTAATACTAACCTTATCTGCGCCAGCTCGTAACAAAGCTTTAACATTTTCTAAGGATTGAATGCCACCACCCACAGTCAATGGAATAAAGACCTGTTCGGCAGTCCGGTAGACCACATCTAAAATTGTAGCTCGGTCTTCATGAGTAGCTGTAATATCCAGAAATACTAACTCATCAGCACCGGCTTCGTTGTAAACCTTGGCCAACTCTACTGGATCGCCTGCATCTTGGAGATTTACAAAGTTAACTCCTTTTACAACCCGTCCCGCCTTCACATCTAAGCACGGTAAGATTCTTTTAGATAACATAATAACTTTTGTACTTCTGGGTAATTGACCGGAATTTAAATTTTAAATTGGCGCGGGTATTTCCAAACGAAAATTTTCACGGGAATTCGGTATGGGGCATTGGGAATTGAAAAGAGGCAGAGGGGCGGGGTGCAGAGGGGAAAACTATTTTCCCTTGCCCCCTAATCCCCTGCTCCCCTACTCCCCTGCCTGTCCCACTCCCCACTTTCTAGTCCCCTTAAAAGTTGATAGCTGAATTATGGCGATAATCTCCTCGAAAAAACAGCCTCCAGAACCCAACGGAGAACCAAAGCAGCGTCGGGAGTCGGCGAAAGCACCATCCACAGAAAATATTTTGAAGCCTGAAGCTGCTATTGATGAACAAGAACAACAAGAAGAAGGTATTCGACCGCACCGATTTGCCGATTACATTGGACAAAAAGATTTAAAGGATGTGCTAGATATTGCCATTAAAGCAGCCAAATCTCGTGGTGAGGTGCTGGATCACTTACTGCTGTATGGGCCGCCGGGATTGGGCAAAACCACAATGGCAATGATTTTAGCATCGGAAATGGGGGTAAATTACAAAATTACGAGTGCGCCAGCCCTAGAACGTCCACGAGATATTGTTGGGCTACTGGTGAACATGAAGCCAGGGGATATTTTATTTGTGGATGAAATTCATCGCCTCTCGCGGATGACGGAAGAAATTCTCTATCCGGCAATGGAAGATTATCGCTTAGATATTACTATTGGTAAGGGTTCCAGCGCTCGCATTAGAAGTTTGCCACTGTCAAAGTTTACCTTAGTGGGTGCTACAACCCGTGTCGGTGCTTTAACTTCACCACTGCGCGATCGCTTTGGTTTAATTCAAAAACTTCGAT
The Nostoc punctiforme PCC 73102 genome window above contains:
- a CDS encoding transketolase C-terminal domain-containing protein, with protein sequence MTIINTQFPIDLGAYKPLALNPANSSLTDEQRETLKANIQLCRDAIVFFTATGAASGVGGHTGGPYDTVPEVIILDAFFRGASEQFVPIFFDEAGHRVATQYLMATLHGDLPAEQLLHYRQAHSHLPGHPELGLTPGVKFSSGRLGHVWPYINGVAMANPGKAVFCLGSDGSQQEGNDAEAARLAVAQHLNVKLIIDDNDVTIAGHPSKYLPGFSVAKTLEGHGLKVLQGDGEDLDDLYRRMSEAVNTPGAIAIINKRPMCPGIEGLEGSTHGHDVISVDLAVKYLESRGQTAAVEYLKSIEKPKQTYTFLGSSDKWGANRNVFGEAVVGVLSRMSESERKEKVKVIDSDLEGSCGLKKIHDTYPEIFIPSGIMERSNFSAAAGFGMEKGKQGIFATFSAFLEMCISEITMARLNYSNVLCHFSHAGIDDMADNTCHFGLNNMFADNGLDDGYETQLYFPADVNQMTACVEAIFFEPGLRFIFSTRSKVPNIQDSDGNDLFGSGYKFVPGKDEVVREGTQGYIISFGDALYRSLDAVERLKQEGLDVGLINKPTLNTIDEEMITKIGNAPFVLIVEAFNRRTGLGSRFGSWLLERGLAPKYAHLGTHKEGCGGLWEQYPYQGIDPVSIINKVKELVGGQ
- a CDS encoding transposase, whose protein sequence is MMLNIEGALKQDRLLRALTGLNRKAFDALLPTFTTMYLDTQQAKPRQRGLGGGRKARLLTAQDKLFFILFYFKCYPTFDVAGLLFDMHRSQAHEWMHRLQPILEAALGQKMALPERHLESIEAFLSRFPGVQRVMIDGTERPIARPQEREQQQQNYSGKKKRHTRKHLAAVDETKRVLILSKAREGKLHDKRFHDEDDIAGSVPDEIPIEVDSGFQGLQKQYDNLHLPHKKPKGGKLSDLQKTENRQLSQSRVVCENAFAGVKRYNAASVIYRNRIENFDDHLMLTAAGLWNFYLMAA
- a CDS encoding AMIN domain-containing protein, coding for MDQGLKTRQFCQWRKQLFNISLLGFCAAIALETCTTAATPVAKLDNWRFSPKTQRLEINLSAGTTPRYFYLAQPSRLVVDLPNTKLGKVTTQQNYSGAIKSIRVSQLNANDTRIVLDLAPGTAFNPKQVQLQPVSRKNFTRWVLRPVSSGKTTAAKPGNSAPSPKKQTQTPYKPQPPSNLPVTTTNLQAPLLTVPPISNDLPTTITNNSGQPFVTVPPLNPNTSSQQPALILPPPSFPNQPGNLNSIPPSGTSEFPVPTIPNASNPQVIEFGQPLPKTK
- a CDS encoding cation:proton antiporter; this encodes MHIVILVLVEVLIIIGLSRLMGLAFRSIKQPLVIGEIVAGIMLGPSLFGLVAPHLAVTLFPPETIPFLNVLSQVGLIFFMFLIGLELNPKYLSGQLEVAVLTSHVSILVPFSLGTLLAAILYPLVSNASVSFTAFALFLGAAMSITAFPVLARIITENNLQGTRLGTLALTCAAVDDVTAWCLLAVAIAVARTGDFAGAIPTIIASIVYIGLMLTAGRWFLQRLAKHYLRAGRLSQLLLAGIYMAVVASALITELIGIHLIFGAFLLGAAMPKNEDLVRELAVKTEDFVLIFLLPIFFAYSGLKTQIGLLNRPELWLLCALVLGVAIAGKYVGTYVAARVSGISKREASALGWLMNTRGLTELIVLNIGLELGVISPLIFTMLVIMALVTTFMTSPLLEWTYPKKLIRLDVVEPELEAETGIDTSAGDETYPHPFRILVPVANPSTQKGLVQLAVALAQPAVGVALSYRYPAVVNPLSLIEFQEDYAFESTPVEADRLIAQRRQQLEELINTLEPSETRSCVHPIVRISSNVARETAQIATLEQVDLILVGWHRPAFSSNRLGGRVGQILTTAPVDVAVFVDKGKELLESLLVPYSANIHDDLALILALRLLINRETCMLQILHIAANHTREELSYELHTMMEQLPASVRDRIQIKIVEAPEPIQAVIQASEGVDLTIAGTSRTWGIERQTLGRYTDQLAIQCRSSLLITRRYSQVTAHLASMLPEVSSQEPTFRN
- a CDS encoding cation:proton antiporter, whose protein sequence is MSNFDLVIQLFLQLTVILATCRIITILGRRYLGQTDVVCEMIAGVMLGPSLLGLIAPDFQQWLFPKLPIITAVGLKIPNPSMSILYAISQIGLVIYMFLIGLEFNTKLLKHHIKSASLLSAAGIITPFILGAIASFWFYHNGDFFQPKVTPWSAALYLGASMTITAFPMLARILYERGLAQTRFGTLALGAASVDDGVAWCLLAIVLASVKNSLSIAILAIGGGICYVLFAIFLGQPLLRAFTRMTKRDAGVNRQTLTLMLIILMFCAWFTDITGIYAIFGAFVLGAVTPRGEFAQQIRQYSEFLTTSFLLPIFFVFSGLNTQIGLVNTPTLWGITLLIIAIAILGKGVACMLAARLAGENWRESATIGALMNARGLMELIILNIGLEQGIITPTLFTIMVIMAVITTLMASPLIAFLLHGTSYDKSSA
- a CDS encoding GDSL-type esterase/lipase family protein encodes the protein MHTFLASSSMQLSVPPNHFQSMKIVALGDSLIYGFGDPEKGGWIEQLRRWWMLPDSAGHVLYNLGVRGDRTQQVAQRLEVEFRHRGELRNRVPDLIILSVGVNDSARLARPDGRSYTDFTLFEKEIATLLDLAQQLCPVLFVGMVPVDEAKMPFLDCFYYNHVDQYRYKEATRLACTKRQIPYLDIFEKWMERGENWRLKRLSEDGLHPNTLGYQALLEDVINWDAIHSVGFANAAYHSQFNYHLKQS